Below is a window of Chryseobacterium arthrosphaerae DNA.
CCGTTCGTTTGATCATGCTTTTGGAGCCCTTAAAGGAGTCCGTGGATTTTTAGATAAAAGAGCTTTTATAAAACCGGACGGACATTCCGTTTTTTTTCAGAAGGATAATACGGGGAAATATGCCGCTCCTGCCCGCCTGGATCTGAGAAATACCAAATCTACGTGGATGAGCTCCCTTCCCCATTCATGGGAAAACCAGCAAAATGCCCTGAATAAAGGAAAATATGATCAATGGCTTCAGGCAAAAGCTTCCGGAAATAAAGATTATAAAAATATTCCGCTTACATTGGGATATTATAACCGCGAAGATCTTCCTTTTTATTATCAGCTGGCAGATGCCTTTACCATATTCGACCAGTATTTCTGCTCTTCACTTACGGGGACTACTCCCAACCGGCTATTCCTTTGGTCCGGAACTTTGAGAGCACAGCAAAACGGAAAAGTGAAAGCCAACGTTGTCAACGAAAATATTGATTATGATAAGGCCAGACAGGCGAAATGGAAAAGTTTTCCGGAAATTTTAGAAGAGCAGAATGTTTCATGGAGAATTTATCAGAATGAAATCAGCCTTCCTAAAGGAATGTCCGGAGAACAGGAAGCCTGGCTGAGCAATTTTACAGATAACCCTATTGAGTGGTTTTCAAAGTTCAATGTTAAATTCTCAAAGGGATATCATCAGAATATTCCTAACCTCATTGAAAGACTGAAAAAGGAAATTGAAAAAAATCCTAAGCAGAAGGAAAGGCTGGAAGCCATGATTGCAGAACTGAAGGAAGATGAGGTAAAATACCATCCGGATAATTATTCAAAACTTTCGAAGGAGGAGAAAAATCTTCATGAAAAGGCATTTACCACCAATTCCGGCGATCCGGATTACTGGAACCTGGAAACCGGAAAGGATGAAAACGGGGAAAGACTGGTAGTTCCTAAGGGAGACGTACTGTTCCAGTTCCGTAAAGATGTGGAAGAAAAAAAGCTTCCGCTGGTGTCATGGCTTGTGGCCCCCGAACATTTTTCTGATCATCCGGGATCTCCATGGTATGGAGCGTGGTATATTTCAGAAGTTTTAAATATCCTGACCAAAGATCCTGAAACCTGGAAGAAGACCATTTTTATCATCAACTATGATGAAAATGACGGTTATTTTGATCATGTACTTCCTTTTGCCCCTCCTTTAAATCCGAGCCAGCCGGTAGATATGAACGGAAAAGAGGGAGTGGAATATGTAGACCGTTCCCAGGAATACATGTCTGATCCTTCTCTGAAAGATTATGAAAAAACTGAAGGTACCGTAGGCCTTGGCTACAGGGTGCCTATGATCATCGCATCTCCATGGACGAAAGGAGGGTTTGTGAACTCTGAGGTATCCGATCACACTTCTGTACTTCAGTTTCTGGAGAAGTTTATTATGAAAAAATTCAGCAAGGATGTTCATATTGACAATATCAGTGACTGGAGAAGGGCTATCTGCGGAGACCTGACTTCAGCATTCAACAGTCCGAATGTGAAAGCCCCGCAGATGAACTATCTAAACCAGAAAGATTATGCCAAAACCATCAATGCTGCCAGAAACAAACCGGTACCGGATCTGAAATGGTATTCAGAAAACGAGCTTAAGAACAATTTGCTTGAGATCCAGGAAAGGGGTATGAAACCTTCCCATGCGCTTCCTTATAATTTCCATGTCAATCTGGAAGGGAAAGAGATAAAGATGACCAATTTAAAAGAGAACGGTGTTCCTCTGCTGGTTTATGACAGAGCACGGTTTAATACGGATAATTATCATTTCTCTTATGCTTTGTATTCAAAACAGGAACTATCCCATGCTGTGCACTCAGGGGCTTATGATTATGAAGTTTTCGGGCCCAACGGATTCTTCCGAAAGTTTAAAGGAAATGCTGATCCGGATCTGGAAATCATTCTGGTCAATACTATTTCAAAAAACCAGGTGGAACTGATCATCAGAAACAATAAGAAGAAAAATATTTCTGTAGTACTGGAAGACCTCTACGGGAAAACAAAAAAAACAATAGCGTTGCAGAAGCCTGAGGAAAAAATAGCTTTTGACCTCAATAACAACAAAGGCTGGTACGATTTTAACATTACAGCGGGCGACCATCAGTGGCACTTTGCGGGAAGAATAGAGACCGGTAAAATTTCCGTTTCTGATCCGCACTGGGCATAGAAAAACCAATCAATAACTCAAACAAAATCCTGTACCCACCTGTGCAGGATTTTTCATATAATTCACTATATGATTATCAAATATATTACATTATAGGAATCAAATAATCACTGATATAAAAATTATACTATATTTTTTTCACAATATGCTGAATTTTATTATATTCACTTAACTAATTATCAGCATCATGAAAAAACTAAAATTAACGATTGCATTATCATTTTTAGCAGCTGGAATATCCGGAAATCTAAGTGCGCAGGACACAAATACTGACAGCCATACAATCACGATTTCTATTCCTAAAGTTGCACTGGTAGACATTGAGCCTTCAGCTACAAAAAACCTTGTTCTTGGATTCACAGCACCTTCAGAGGCTGGAAATCCTGTTGTGGCAAGCCCGGCCAATAATAGCTTATGGCTTAACTATTCATCAATCAAATCCGGTTCTGATACCCGTAATGTAACGGTAAAACTCAATGCCCTTGTTCCCGGAGTTGATATTCATGTAACAGCTGCCGCCCCTACAGGAGCTGGTGGAGGAACACTGGGCACATCTGCAGGATTGCTTACATTAAGCGCCGCAGATCAGACTATTATTTCGGGGATAGGAAGTGCTTACACAGGTAACGGAGCCAATAACGGACACAATCTTACGTACGCTCTTGCTGCAGGAAGCGGCCCCGGAGGAGTAGCTAACTATGCAGATCTACAGGTTACAGCAACCACAACAGCTACAGTAATTTATACGATATCAGACAACTAGAATTAACAACCATTCTATTCTGCATTTCAAAAACAAGAAGAAATTGTTAAGCAGTTTCTTCCTGCTTTTGTATTATTAATGATTTAACCTAGATTTTATATGATGACAAAGCGTATTCTTCTTTTGATCGCCTTTATGTTGCAGTTTGGATTTTTGCATGCCGGTATTGTGGTTCTCAACGGTCTTACGCATTCCTATAAAATAGAAAACGGGAAAGTTTACAAGGGAAAAGTAGCCATTGAGAATACAGCCAATACTCCTCAGAGTGTAAAATTATTTTTACAGGACTTCACCTACCATGCTGATGGCACCATCCATTATACTGCATTACAGACCAATCAGCGCACCAATGGAAACTGGATTAAGCTGAATACCAATCTTGTCACCCTGAAGGCCAGAGAAAAAACGGAGGTATTGTATGAAATCACCGTTCCTTATGAGGTCAAATCTCCCGGCAGCTACTGGAGTGTGATCATTGTAGAACCTGTAGATGACATAAAGCCCAGCGACAATAAACCAGGAGTAAATATTACCTCTGTGATTCGCTATGCGATTCAGGTCATTACAGACATTGAAACGGAAAAAGCGAAACCGGAACTTAAATTCGAAAGTGTAAAAGTAGAAAAGGAAGAAGGAAAAAAAACTGTAAAAATTGCCATAGCCAATCATGGAAATCTTTACTGTAAACCAACGGCATCCATTGAAATCTATCACCGCAAGACCGGGGAAAAAGTCGGAACTTACTCCAGTTTAACCATGGGATTGCTGCCTTCTACCTCCAAAATTTTCCCTATTGATATCAGTAAATTACCCCCGGATAAATATACCGCTACGATAATAGCCACAGATGAAGAAGACAATGCCTTTGCCCTGAATGTGGAACTAGAAGTAAAAAATGATTAAAACCTGGACATTATTTATCATCCTGTTATTATTCCCGGTATCTACTTTTTGTCAACAGCAGTCAGAACGACTGATCAGTAAAAAAGATAGCTTAATGCCAGGAATGTCTACTTCTGTTCCTTTTACATTGGAAAACAGCTCGGCTGAAAACAAAAACTACGATATTTCGGTTACGACCTCAAGTCCTCACATCACTCCTATCCTGGCAAAAGGAAAATTCCAGGTTCCGCCTTATGAATCTTCCGTATATCCGGTTCCTTTACGTATTGCCGCAGAAACAGCTCAGGGAGAGTATTCGGTAACGCTGAATATTACAGACCTCAATACCGGAACTGCTTTTTCTAAAAAAGTACCGGTAACAGTCTCCGGAAACAGAAAATTCTCACTGACCACATTGGATTCACCTGAATTTATAAGGGCTGGAGAAACCATCCGGTCGTCCTTTCTTTTAAAAAATAACGGCAACATAACCGAAACCCTTATCCTGGAAAGTAAGTCTGCGATTATTGATCACGATCCGTCTGTTACCCTTGGACCGAACGAATCCAAAGTAATTACAATACACAAAGTAACGAATGCTGAGCTTAAACAGAATGAATTTCAGAATCTGAACCTTTTGGTCTATTCAAAAGATAATCCGAAAGAAAATCAAAACCTCTATGTGAGTACTCAGGTGATATCGGTAAAACCTGCCAACAGCGATATTTACCACAGGCTACCCGTTGCAGCCTCATTATCTTTCATTGGAATGAAAAATATGGGGGTTTATAATGATGGCTTCCAGGGCGAGCTTTATGGCAAAGGAACATTGGATCAAGAGAATAAAAATCAGATTGAATTCCATGCAGCCACCCATAATCCTATAGAATTCAACACGTTTACCCAATACGAAGAGTATTTTATCAATTATAAAAGGGAGCGCTTTTATGTGCATCTTGGAGATAAAACCTATTCTTCCTCTTATTTGACTGAGTTTGCGAGATACGGCCGGGGAGCGGAAATCCGGTATGATTTCAATAAAGTAAGTCTGGGCGGCTTTTATAACCATCCCAGATTTTTCCGTGATATTAAAGATGAATTGAATTTCTACTCAACTTTCAGGATCCGTAAAGAATCAGAAATCTCGGTGGGGTATCTGTACAAAACACCGCGAAAGGCAGAAATGTATGACAGAAATACAAGGTTGGATTCTGATGCCCACCTTCCTTATACCAAGGGAAAATTCAAGATCTCAAAAAACATTACTCTTTCCGGGGAATTTGCCTACAGCACTACCAAAGCAACCCATGGAACAGCTTATATGCTTCAGTCTGATATCAATTTGGAAAAACTCAGCGGAAGTTTGATGTATATGAAAGCAAGCCCCATGTTTGCCGGATATTTTACCAACACCCATACTTTTAACGGAAATATTCAATACAGGTTATCAAAGAAAATCAGTGTAATGGCCACCTATACCCAGGATGCCAAAAATTTCGAAAGAGATACATTATTTTTAGCAGCACCCTACAGGCAATACTTACAGTATGGTGTGCAGTACAAATACCTGCCCAATGGATTTGTAATGTTTAATAACGGTTATCAGAAATATCAGGACCGCCTGGAGCCCAGACAATTTGATTATTACGAGCGGTTTTTCAGGATGAGTCTGAATCAGAAGATCGGAATATTCCAGGTCAATCTTGAGGGGCAAATTGGAAATACAGACAATTATCTGACGGGATTCAGCGGCAATTCCAGCTTTTATTCTGCCAATCTTTCATTTGAAAAATTCAGAACATCATTTAATGTATTCGGAAGTTACGCCATTACTTCCCGGTACCAGCTGCAAAATCAGAAACAGCTTTATTACGGGGCCAGGATCTTCAGTAGGTTCTCTGATAAGACGAGCTTAAGTATCTTTTATCAGAATAATTATATTCCTGAGGAGTATTTCAAAGACAGAAACCTGTTTGAGCTGCTGTTTCACCAACAGTTATTTCCGGGAAATGAACTGGATCTTTCAGGCAGGTATTCTTTGCAACGGGGTGAAATAGGCAATAAAGATTTTATATTTTCAATGCGGTATACCTGGCGTCCTGATATTCCGGTACAGAAAGTGGCAGAATACGTTTCCTTATCAGGGAATGTGCGTAATCTTGGGATCAAAAGAACAGAGGGAGTAAGACTGATGCTTGGGAGCTATTTATCCATCACAGACAAAGAGGGTAATTATGCATTTAAAAATGTTACTCCGGGAAGTTATTTTCTGGAAATAGACCGGTCAACAACAGAAATCAATGATATCCCGACTTCGGCTTTTCCTGTAGCTTTAGCGCTCGCTGATAAAGAAAACATTTATAATTTCGGATTAACTACCGCGGCCAATGTACAAGGGCATATCCGGCTGACAGAATCGGATCCCGAAGCACCAACGATTCAAAAGGGTAAAAATAAAAAGGAAAGTATCATTCTGGAAGCTGTCAGTAATGAGCAGACCTATCGTAAGATCTGTTTCATAGGGGAAGATTTTGATTTTACCTATCTGCGTCCCGGAGACTGGACGGTTAAAGTCTACCGGAATGGTCTTGACAAACGGTATAAGATTTCAACGGATAAATTTGAATTTACCCTGAAGGCTGCAGAGACCAAAAAACTGAGTATTCAGATCGTCAGACATCAGTTAGAAATCAAATATCAGCAGGAATCCCTGAAAGTAGGATATAATGAAATAAAAGGCAAGAAATGATTCTCATACGTTCCATATTATTAACAGCATCTTTGATGATCTCCGGTATAGTGTACTCCCAGTCCACCGTTACCTTCACTTTACCTGTGGTGACTTTAATGGACATAGAGCCTGCAGGAAATATCTCCCTGAACTTCACCGCCCCTACTGAGGCAGGAAATCCTCTTGGTAACCCGGCTCCCAACACATCAAAATGGATCAATTATACTTCTGCAATTGCCGCCGGAGGACTTCCCAGAAAAATCACAGCCGCTCTTCTTAATTCGGGTATCCCCGGCGTGAATATCAGATTGCAGGCTGCAGCAGCTTCCGGAGCCGGAGGAGGTACATTAGGAACACCTTCAGCACAGGTTACCCTTACCACGACTCCTGTTACGATCATAAGCGGAATCGGAGGAGCATACACGGGCAATGGAGCTAATAACGGGCATCGTCTTA
It encodes the following:
- a CDS encoding phosphocholine-specific phospholipase C yields the protein MNRREFLEKSSILLAGLGTSSVLHPSILKALAIEPAAQSTFYDAEHVVILMQENRSFDHAFGALKGVRGFLDKRAFIKPDGHSVFFQKDNTGKYAAPARLDLRNTKSTWMSSLPHSWENQQNALNKGKYDQWLQAKASGNKDYKNIPLTLGYYNREDLPFYYQLADAFTIFDQYFCSSLTGTTPNRLFLWSGTLRAQQNGKVKANVVNENIDYDKARQAKWKSFPEILEEQNVSWRIYQNEISLPKGMSGEQEAWLSNFTDNPIEWFSKFNVKFSKGYHQNIPNLIERLKKEIEKNPKQKERLEAMIAELKEDEVKYHPDNYSKLSKEEKNLHEKAFTTNSGDPDYWNLETGKDENGERLVVPKGDVLFQFRKDVEEKKLPLVSWLVAPEHFSDHPGSPWYGAWYISEVLNILTKDPETWKKTIFIINYDENDGYFDHVLPFAPPLNPSQPVDMNGKEGVEYVDRSQEYMSDPSLKDYEKTEGTVGLGYRVPMIIASPWTKGGFVNSEVSDHTSVLQFLEKFIMKKFSKDVHIDNISDWRRAICGDLTSAFNSPNVKAPQMNYLNQKDYAKTINAARNKPVPDLKWYSENELKNNLLEIQERGMKPSHALPYNFHVNLEGKEIKMTNLKENGVPLLVYDRARFNTDNYHFSYALYSKQELSHAVHSGAYDYEVFGPNGFFRKFKGNADPDLEIILVNTISKNQVELIIRNNKKKNISVVLEDLYGKTKKTIALQKPEEKIAFDLNNNKGWYDFNITAGDHQWHFAGRIETGKISVSDPHWA
- a CDS encoding WxL protein host-binding domain-containing protein — encoded protein: MMTKRILLLIAFMLQFGFLHAGIVVLNGLTHSYKIENGKVYKGKVAIENTANTPQSVKLFLQDFTYHADGTIHYTALQTNQRTNGNWIKLNTNLVTLKAREKTEVLYEITVPYEVKSPGSYWSVIIVEPVDDIKPSDNKPGVNITSVIRYAIQVITDIETEKAKPELKFESVKVEKEEGKKTVKIAIANHGNLYCKPTASIEIYHRKTGEKVGTYSSLTMGLLPSTSKIFPIDISKLPPDKYTATIIATDEEDNAFALNVELEVKND
- a CDS encoding COG1470 family protein, yielding MIKTWTLFIILLLFPVSTFCQQQSERLISKKDSLMPGMSTSVPFTLENSSAENKNYDISVTTSSPHITPILAKGKFQVPPYESSVYPVPLRIAAETAQGEYSVTLNITDLNTGTAFSKKVPVTVSGNRKFSLTTLDSPEFIRAGETIRSSFLLKNNGNITETLILESKSAIIDHDPSVTLGPNESKVITIHKVTNAELKQNEFQNLNLLVYSKDNPKENQNLYVSTQVISVKPANSDIYHRLPVAASLSFIGMKNMGVYNDGFQGELYGKGTLDQENKNQIEFHAATHNPIEFNTFTQYEEYFINYKRERFYVHLGDKTYSSSYLTEFARYGRGAEIRYDFNKVSLGGFYNHPRFFRDIKDELNFYSTFRIRKESEISVGYLYKTPRKAEMYDRNTRLDSDAHLPYTKGKFKISKNITLSGEFAYSTTKATHGTAYMLQSDINLEKLSGSLMYMKASPMFAGYFTNTHTFNGNIQYRLSKKISVMATYTQDAKNFERDTLFLAAPYRQYLQYGVQYKYLPNGFVMFNNGYQKYQDRLEPRQFDYYERFFRMSLNQKIGIFQVNLEGQIGNTDNYLTGFSGNSSFYSANLSFEKFRTSFNVFGSYAITSRYQLQNQKQLYYGARIFSRFSDKTSLSIFYQNNYIPEEYFKDRNLFELLFHQQLFPGNELDLSGRYSLQRGEIGNKDFIFSMRYTWRPDIPVQKVAEYVSLSGNVRNLGIKRTEGVRLMLGSYLSITDKEGNYAFKNVTPGSYFLEIDRSTTEINDIPTSAFPVALALADKENIYNFGLTTAANVQGHIRLTESDPEAPTIQKGKNKKESIILEAVSNEQTYRKICFIGEDFDFTYLRPGDWTVKVYRNGLDKRYKISTDKFEFTLKAAETKKLSIQIVRHQLEIKYQQESLKVGYNEIKGKK